In Carassius auratus strain Wakin chromosome 49, ASM336829v1, whole genome shotgun sequence, one DNA window encodes the following:
- the LOC113066307 gene encoding uncharacterized protein LOC113066307: MEIVKQENVNVENALLIEGLTLTEVDNEIEKYLQRFGSISKNLIIDDPESEFHRNAIVEYSHNSAIQKLLPLLPLTLGSLSDPAVTFRVRTLPSAYTKPTSRTATEGYLEELRAIAKESGRPFQSVLQEELEKIADTHSVNPPPATDAQDIENKNPTKSEITFVSPPVSRVTTEDVSVPTSLTFPVNIIDPPGVQRMVVEHIVKSDNTSQQTLIRLRAFSGKSPRPPNEPDFDTWRASVDFLLNDPSISDLHRTRKILDSLLPPAADVVKHVHPPALPAAYLEILESVYGSVEDGDELLAKFMSTCQNQSEKPSGYLHRLQVILSTTIRRNGIMETERDRYLLKQFCRGCWDNSLIADLQLEKREAHPPAFAELAVLIRTQEEKQASKEERMKKHLGLSKPSAGFPKLRVPSNQMLACPCDIPHSENSEMSLLRKQVVEIQAQVTALKQPPDQKNKKGFSEKVELTALKGMVEELSTQVAAVKESVAQSSKSSDLEESEICKLRSQVAELQAQSAIRQTPQTFYMQRPLDTVRNNDPRKSSLRTDRPRAWYCFSCGEDGHLAVNCENAANPAKVTEKRAKLREQQRAWDSQYGRPTQPLN, from the coding sequence ATGGAGATAGTGAAACAGGAAAACGTTAATGTAGAGAACGCACTTTTGATTGAAGGCCTTACGTTAACTGAAGTTGACaatgaaatagaaaaatatttgcaaAGATTTGGCTCAATTAGCAAAAATCTCATAATTGACGACCCAGAGTCTGAGTTCCATAGAAATGCTATTGTTGAATACAGCCACAACTCAGCGATCCAGAAGTTACTTCCCCTTCTGCCCTTGACTCTAGGCAGTCTTTCTGACCCAGCTGTCACTTTCCGTGTCCGTACCCTTCCTTCTGCATACACTAAGCCCACTAGTCGCACCGCCACAGAAGGGTATCTTGAAGAATTAAGAGCCATTGCCAAAGAAAGTGGGAGGCCTTTTCAGAGTGTCCTACAGGAAGAATTGGAGAAAATCGCAGATACTCATTCTGTCAACCCTCCTCCTGCAACAGATGCTCAAGATATTGAGAATAAAAACCCAACCAAGAGTGAGATTACCTTTGTGTCCCCACCTGTTTCGAGAGTCACTACGGAGGATGTTAGTGTACCCACCAGTCTCACATTTCCTGTAAATATCATAGACCCACCCGGTGTCCAGAGGATGGTCGTTGAGCACATAGTGAAAAGCGACAATACTTCACAGCAGACTTTGATTCGTCTGAGGGCCTTCTCTGGGAAGTCCCCACGTCCCCCAAATGAGCCGGATTTCGACACTTGGCGTGCGAGTGTCGACTTCTTGTTGAATGACCCTTCCATTTCTGACTTGCATAGAACCCGGAAAATTCTGGATAGTCTCTTACCTCCAGCAGCTGATGTTGTGAAGCATGTGCACCCTCCAGCCTTACCTGCTGCTTATCTTGAGATCTTGGAGTCTGTGTATGGTTCTGTAGAGGATGGTGATGAGCTGCTGGCTAAATTCATGAGTACCTGTCAGAATCAGAGTGAAAAGCCATCAGGTTACTTGCACAGGCTGCAGGTCATTTTGAGTACGACGATCAGACGAAACGGAATAATGGAAACAGAGCGGGATCGCTACTTGCTGAAACAGTTCTGCAGAGGGTGTTGGGACAATAGCCTCATCGCAGATCTCCAGCTTGAAAAAAGAGAAGCGCATCCACCTGCTTTTGCCGAGTTGGCAGTGCTTATACGTACTCAAGAAGAAAAACAAGCTTCGAAGGAGGAACGTATGAAGAAACATCTTGGACTGTCAAAACCTTCAGCTGGTTTTCCAAAGCTTCGAGTACCTTCCAATCAGATGTTGGCTTGCCCTTGTGATATACCACATTCTGAGAATTCTGAAATGAGTCTGTTAAGGAAGCAGGTAGTGGAAATTCAGGCTCAAGTCACAGCCCTGAAACAGCCACCAGATCAGAAGAACAAGAAAGGTTTCTCTGAGAAGGTTGAGCTAACTGCTCTGAAGGGGATGGTGGAGGAGTTAAGCACCCAGGTTGCGGCAGTGAAGGAGTCAGTAGCCCAAAGTTCAAAATCAAGCGATTTGGAGGAATCAGAGATTTGTAAGCTGCGAAGTCAAGTGGCTGAATTGCAAGCTCAGAGTGCTATTCGTCAGACACCTCAAACATTCTATATGCAGAGACCGCTTGATACAGTGAGGAACAATGACCCCAGGAAAAGCTCATTGAGGACTGATAGGCCTCGTGCTTGGTATTGTTTTTCCTGTGGAGAAGATGGACACCTGGCAGTTAATTGTGAAAATGCAGCGAACCCCGCTAAGGTGACGGAGAAAAGGGCTAAGCTGAGAGAGCAGCAGCGTGCTTGGGACTCTCAGTATGGAAGGCCTACTCAGCCTTTAAACTAA